In Bacillus toyonensis BCT-7112, a single window of DNA contains:
- the pfkB gene encoding 1-phosphofructokinase, whose product MIYTVTLNPSIDYVVQVNSFDLGTVNRAEKDMKFPGGKGINVSRVLHRLGVENVALGFTGGFTGQFIQDVLHDEGVTTNFVQVDEDTRINVKIKGEEETELNGQGPIVTKEQFGQLMKKIESMQREDCVVLAGSIPASIQNTFYESIAAFGAEKGIRVVVDASGSALQHVIKNKPFLIKPNHHELGELFGVELSTVEEILPYGRKLVEQGVENVIVSMAGDGALLFTAEGIYEATVPKGVVINSVGAGDSLVAGFVGKYEQTKEIEKAFQYGVATGSATAFSADLCKKEKVEELLSQVIVVKR is encoded by the coding sequence AAGTTAATTCTTTCGATTTAGGCACAGTAAATCGGGCAGAGAAAGATATGAAGTTCCCTGGAGGAAAAGGGATTAATGTTTCTCGCGTTCTTCATCGTTTAGGTGTTGAAAATGTTGCACTTGGATTTACTGGTGGATTTACTGGTCAGTTTATTCAAGATGTATTACATGATGAAGGTGTAACAACAAATTTCGTCCAAGTAGATGAAGATACTAGAATTAATGTAAAAATAAAAGGGGAAGAAGAAACAGAATTAAATGGACAAGGTCCTATTGTGACAAAAGAACAGTTTGGACAATTGATGAAAAAAATTGAAAGTATGCAACGTGAAGATTGTGTTGTACTTGCTGGAAGTATACCGGCTTCTATTCAAAATACCTTTTATGAATCAATTGCTGCGTTTGGAGCTGAAAAAGGTATTCGTGTAGTAGTAGATGCAAGTGGAAGTGCACTGCAACATGTAATTAAAAATAAGCCATTTTTAATAAAGCCAAATCATCATGAACTTGGTGAGTTATTTGGAGTGGAGCTTTCAACGGTAGAAGAGATTTTACCGTATGGAAGAAAATTAGTCGAACAAGGTGTAGAGAACGTTATTGTATCAATGGCCGGAGATGGAGCTTTATTATTTACGGCAGAAGGTATATATGAAGCAACTGTTCCAAAAGGTGTTGTTATTAATTCAGTTGGGGCAGGAGATTCTCTCGTTGCTGGATTTGTAGGTAAATACGAACAGACAAAAGAAATTGAAAAGGCATTCCAATATGGCGTTGCAACAGGGAGTGCAACAGCATTTTCGGCAGATTTATGTAAAAAGGAAAAAGTAGAAGAATTATTGTCGCAAGTAATTGTAGTTAAGCGATAG